In one Thioclava sp. ES.031 genomic region, the following are encoded:
- a CDS encoding MOSC domain-containing protein encodes MSATLSRIYRHPIKSIGVEELKDASLEEGRVLPCDREWAVLHERSKVGVGAEGRADAWGKKINFVIGRSAPGLMGVTSRMLENGHILLEHPEQWHLEIDPDRELDQRKLLEWLRPFWPESAPRPTALVRGPDRAFTDDPLPYVSLIGQASLDDLSARVGKPIDRRRFRANLWVEGWEPFAEMDLIGKTVRIGEAELQLRACIERCRATDANIETGERDIDMLSELERHYGHHDLGVFCLVTKQGRIARGDKIEVL; translated from the coding sequence ATGAGCGCAACGCTCTCTCGCATCTACCGACATCCGATCAAGTCGATCGGGGTAGAGGAACTAAAGGACGCGTCCCTTGAAGAGGGGCGCGTCTTGCCTTGCGACCGGGAATGGGCGGTACTGCACGAACGCTCCAAGGTCGGCGTCGGTGCGGAAGGGCGCGCGGATGCCTGGGGCAAGAAGATCAACTTCGTGATCGGGCGCTCCGCGCCGGGGCTGATGGGGGTCACGTCGCGGATGCTCGAGAACGGGCACATCCTGCTGGAACATCCCGAGCAATGGCATCTCGAGATCGACCCCGACCGTGAACTCGACCAGCGCAAACTGTTGGAATGGCTGCGTCCGTTCTGGCCCGAGAGCGCGCCGCGCCCAACCGCGCTGGTGCGCGGCCCCGACCGGGCCTTCACCGACGATCCCCTGCCCTATGTCTCGCTGATCGGGCAAGCCTCGCTCGATGATCTCTCGGCCCGGGTGGGCAAGCCGATCGACCGCCGCCGCTTCCGCGCCAATCTCTGGGTCGAGGGCTGGGAGCCTTTCGCGGAGATGGACCTGATCGGCAAGACGGTGCGGATCGGCGAGGCAGAGCTGCAACTGCGCGCCTGTATCGAGCGCTGCCGCGCGACGGACGCCAATATCGAGACGGGCGAACGCGATATCGACATGCTGAGCGAGCTGGAGCGCCATTACGGCCACCATGATCTGGGCGTATTCTGCCTCGTGACGAAACAGGGCCGCATCGCGCGCGGCGACAAGATCGAGGTTCTATGA
- the yidC gene encoding membrane protein insertase YidC — translation MDNQNKNLILAVVLSALVLGVWTYFFPPTEDTTTAPSQPVAEQSATPEATDIAPKTAADSTGAPVDTATMSQAASAQSQSAARIEIDTPAVEGSISTLGGRFDDLSLKKYKETLAEDSPDVRLLSPISGDTGNSTLPYYVVYGWLPAGGLPGDQVPGPNTVWTQVGNGKLTPDTPVTLQWDNGHGLTFQREISVDDKYLFTIKQSVQNGTDAAVKLAPYGIIARHGIPQERRVYVLHEGLVAMDDGNLEEIKYKNITKLDNKGAEGQAEIKQVQDAGWTGFTDKYWQTVLAPISGPFTSVVKYSGEKSDIYQTETRLPVIDVAPGAKGDAQTHLFAGAKEWETLRDYQDNVPIPKFVDSLDWGWFYFLTKPMFRLLHFLHGAIGNMGWAIIALTFIIKLIVFPLARKSYISMARMKELQPEMEKMKEAAGDDRQKMQQGMMELYKKHKVNPAAGCLPLLIQIPIFFSLYKVIYVTIELYHAPWIGWIHDLSAPDPTSILNLFGLLPFAAPDPGSPLFILSLGILPILLGVSMWFQQRLNPAPTDKTQAMIFAWMPWVFMFMLGSFASGLVLYWITNNTITFLQQYTIMSMHGKRPDLFGNIKESFQRKKPAEEKK, via the coding sequence ATGGACAACCAAAACAAGAATCTCATTCTCGCGGTGGTGCTTTCCGCGCTCGTGCTGGGCGTCTGGACCTACTTCTTCCCGCCCACGGAAGACACGACAACAGCACCGAGCCAACCGGTCGCAGAGCAGAGCGCTACGCCCGAAGCCACTGATATCGCACCGAAGACCGCGGCCGACTCCACGGGCGCACCGGTCGATACCGCGACGATGTCGCAGGCCGCGAGCGCCCAATCCCAGAGCGCCGCGCGCATCGAGATCGACACCCCCGCGGTCGAGGGCTCGATCTCGACTCTCGGCGGGCGTTTCGACGACCTCTCGCTCAAGAAATACAAGGAAACGCTGGCCGAGGATTCGCCCGACGTGCGGCTTCTGTCGCCGATCAGCGGCGATACCGGCAATTCGACCCTGCCTTATTACGTCGTCTATGGCTGGCTGCCCGCAGGCGGTCTGCCCGGCGATCAGGTGCCCGGTCCGAACACGGTCTGGACGCAGGTCGGCAACGGCAAACTCACGCCCGACACCCCGGTCACGCTGCAATGGGACAATGGCCATGGCCTGACCTTCCAGCGCGAGATCTCGGTCGACGACAAGTATCTCTTCACGATCAAGCAGTCGGTGCAGAACGGCACCGACGCTGCGGTGAAACTTGCCCCCTACGGCATCATCGCGCGTCACGGCATCCCGCAGGAGCGCCGCGTCTACGTGCTCCACGAAGGCCTCGTGGCGATGGATGACGGCAATCTCGAAGAGATCAAATACAAGAACATCACCAAGCTCGACAACAAGGGCGCCGAGGGTCAGGCCGAGATCAAGCAGGTGCAGGACGCCGGCTGGACGGGCTTCACCGACAAATACTGGCAGACCGTTCTGGCGCCGATCTCGGGCCCGTTCACCTCGGTCGTGAAATATTCGGGCGAGAAGTCCGACATCTACCAGACCGAGACCCGCCTGCCGGTGATCGACGTCGCGCCGGGCGCCAAGGGCGACGCGCAGACCCACCTCTTCGCCGGTGCGAAAGAATGGGAAACCCTGCGCGACTATCAGGACAATGTCCCGATCCCGAAATTCGTCGACTCGCTCGACTGGGGCTGGTTCTACTTCCTCACCAAGCCGATGTTCCGCCTGCTGCACTTCCTGCATGGCGCGATCGGCAACATGGGCTGGGCGATCATCGCACTGACCTTCATCATCAAGCTGATCGTCTTCCCGCTGGCACGGAAGTCCTACATCTCGATGGCGCGCATGAAAGAGCTGCAGCCCGAGATGGAGAAGATGAAGGAAGCCGCTGGCGACGACCGCCAGAAGATGCAGCAGGGCATGATGGAGCTGTATAAGAAGCACAAGGTGAACCCCGCCGCGGGCTGTCTGCCGCTTCTGATCCAGATCCCGATCTTCTTCTCGCTCTATAAGGTGATCTACGTCACGATCGAGCTGTATCACGCGCCGTGGATCGGCTGGATTCACGACCTTTCGGCGCCCGATCCGACCTCGATCCTGAACCTGTTCGGCCTGCTGCCCTTCGCAGCGCCCGATCCGGGCTCGCCGCTCTTCATCCTGTCGCTCGGCATCCTGCCGATCCTGCTGGGTGTGTCGATGTGGTTCCAGCAGCGCCTGAACCCGGCGCCGACGGATAAGACTCAGGCGATGATCTTTGCGTGGATGCCGTGGGTCTTCATGTTCATGCTGGGCAGCTTCGCCTCGGGCCTCGTTCTGTACTGGATCACGAACAACACGATCACGTTCCTCCAGCAGTACACGATCATGTCGATGCACGGGAAACGCCCGGATCTGTTCGGCAATATCAAAGAGAGCTTCCAGCGGAAGAAACCCGCCGAAGAGAAGAAATGA